The following coding sequences lie in one Armatimonadota bacterium genomic window:
- a CDS encoding FAD-dependent oxidoreductase has translation MRVAIVGAGISGLAVAWRLERAGVTATVFEKSSKVGGRASTVVIDGYTFDDGATSIAPRGRAIEEVLLKELPTDDLVRIEKPIWVHDSLRVSAGSIFHNETSRYTYSTGLAEFPNRLATPLKVKTMCEVADIASSRDGFEIQGEMFDNLVLALPLPLTSQLLWSLNESRPLSNVSYRSCLSVMLGFKNQLHETPYHAIVDPEGVHPMQWLSLESEKSPRRAPEHHTAMVMQLSPRFSKDNFDKSDEFIVSTALAFTKNLYGPEFEAAEVAQVKRWKYSQPENLARFEAVNQPGSRVLVASDALLGGRIEEAFECGYRVGELLLNA, from the coding sequence ATGAGAGTTGCCATCGTCGGAGCCGGAATTTCTGGTTTGGCCGTCGCATGGCGGTTGGAGCGGGCCGGCGTCACCGCCACCGTCTTCGAAAAAAGTTCAAAGGTCGGCGGCCGCGCCTCGACCGTTGTGATCGACGGCTACACCTTTGATGACGGCGCGACGAGCATCGCTCCTCGTGGCCGAGCCATCGAAGAAGTTCTACTGAAAGAGCTTCCAACCGACGATCTGGTCCGCATCGAAAAACCGATCTGGGTTCATGATTCTCTTCGCGTTTCCGCCGGGTCGATCTTCCACAACGAGACCTCGCGCTACACCTACTCGACCGGCCTCGCCGAATTCCCGAACCGCCTCGCCACGCCGCTGAAGGTCAAAACCATGTGCGAAGTGGCGGATATCGCTTCCAGCCGAGACGGATTCGAAATTCAGGGCGAAATGTTCGACAACCTCGTCCTCGCCCTCCCGCTTCCGTTGACGTCCCAACTGCTGTGGTCGCTCAACGAGAGTCGCCCGCTCTCCAACGTCTCCTACCGGTCGTGCCTCAGTGTCATGCTCGGGTTCAAAAACCAGCTTCACGAAACGCCCTACCACGCCATCGTGGACCCCGAAGGCGTACACCCGATGCAGTGGCTCAGTCTCGAATCCGAGAAGTCGCCGCGTCGCGCTCCCGAGCACCATACGGCGATGGTGATGCAGTTGAGTCCCCGCTTTTCGAAGGACAATTTCGACAAGTCGGACGAGTTCATCGTCTCGACCGCACTCGCCTTCACCAAGAACCTTTACGGCCCCGAATTCGAAGCCGCCGAAGTCGCCCAGGTCAAGCGTTGGAAGTATTCCCAACCCGAAAATCTGGCCCGCTTTGAAGCCGTCAACCAGCCGGGCTCGCGAGTTCTAGTCGCCAGCGACGCCCTGTTAGGTGGGCGCATCGAAGAGGCGTTCGAGTGTGGCTACCGGGTGGGAGAACTGCTCCTCAATGCTTAG
- a CDS encoding DUF1211 domain-containing protein, whose translation MALQHDLRDEGTELSRLRSLSDGVFAIVLTFLIFRLDIAKFINADSDAALWFNLKSQSQALLGYTLSFFIIASFWMLHQRVFRHVGKFNGTLLWQNITFLFFVSILPLTTSIHSGNPTLPSAWLLYATNNAVAGLSMLSIWLKCCRADLMTEQTSRVVQSFFVWRIGTIPIVFLASIPLAYKSMHYAMYSPIAIPILLMVIHSAFSSKMKNLVLVNLGRPEKEKKAA comes from the coding sequence ATGGCATTACAGCACGATCTTCGTGATGAGGGGACGGAACTATCGCGCTTGCGGTCGCTCAGCGACGGCGTTTTTGCGATCGTTTTGACGTTCCTTATTTTTCGGCTCGACATCGCGAAATTCATCAATGCCGATAGCGATGCCGCCCTCTGGTTCAACCTAAAGTCTCAGAGTCAAGCTCTGCTCGGCTACACGCTGTCCTTCTTTATCATCGCCAGCTTTTGGATGCTTCATCAGCGCGTTTTTCGCCATGTCGGTAAATTTAATGGCACGCTGTTGTGGCAGAACATCACGTTCCTGTTCTTTGTGTCGATCCTGCCGCTGACGACCTCGATCCATAGCGGGAATCCGACCTTGCCCAGCGCCTGGCTCTTGTACGCCACCAACAACGCGGTGGCGGGCCTCAGCATGCTGTCCATTTGGCTGAAGTGCTGTCGGGCAGACCTGATGACGGAGCAGACATCGCGGGTGGTGCAGAGCTTCTTTGTGTGGCGCATTGGCACAATTCCGATCGTCTTCCTCGCGAGCATTCCGTTGGCGTACAAGAGCATGCACTACGCGATGTACAGTCCGATCGCGATTCCGATTCTGCTGATGGTCATCCACTCGGCGTTCAGTTCGAAAATGAAGAACTTGGTTCTGGTCAATCTCGGCCGGCCCGAGAAAGAGAAGAAGGCGGCCTAG
- a CDS encoding polyamine aminopropyltransferase → MASFTIPIRSDKLQMSFSVVRELCNVQTDFQKVTVLETEVFGKALLLDGHIQLTDFDEAAYHECLVQIPALNLPKFEKALVIGGGDGGVIREICRHASVSQIDMVEIDQGVVDACRQWMPNLSDGAFDDSRVNLQITDAFPFVKQATGPYDLIVVDSTDTYEEEEGEISEMLWTKEFYTDLSRLLAPSGIVVTQADNHVFCPYSCEEVLDLFGGVFAQKGFYFGLVPSFGGFSGFAWGSNDRSLAAELSVPAGYGYLNDLTYQLAFSELSFSR, encoded by the coding sequence GTGGCGTCGTTCACCATTCCCATTCGATCCGACAAGCTCCAGATGTCGTTTTCCGTCGTTCGCGAGCTTTGTAACGTCCAGACCGACTTTCAAAAAGTCACAGTTTTGGAGACCGAAGTTTTTGGGAAGGCGCTGCTGCTGGATGGCCACATCCAACTGACTGATTTTGACGAGGCCGCATACCACGAGTGCCTAGTGCAGATTCCGGCTTTGAACCTGCCGAAGTTCGAGAAGGCGTTGGTGATCGGCGGCGGCGACGGCGGTGTGATCCGCGAAATTTGTCGTCACGCGTCGGTTTCGCAGATCGACATGGTGGAGATCGATCAGGGTGTGGTCGATGCCTGCCGCCAGTGGATGCCAAACCTCAGCGATGGGGCGTTCGACGACTCGCGTGTTAACCTTCAGATCACGGATGCTTTTCCGTTTGTGAAGCAGGCGACAGGACCTTACGATCTGATCGTCGTGGACTCGACGGACACCTACGAGGAAGAGGAAGGCGAGATCAGCGAGATGCTGTGGACGAAAGAGTTTTACACCGACCTTTCCCGTCTGCTGGCGCCGTCGGGCATCGTGGTCACCCAAGCCGACAACCACGTTTTCTGCCCCTACTCCTGCGAAGAAGTGCTCGACCTCTTCGGCGGCGTCTTTGCCCAAAAGGGCTTTTACTTTGGCCTGGTACCGTCTTTCGGCGGGTTTAGCGGGTTCGCGTGGGGAAGCAACGATCGGTCGCTGGCGGCCGAGCTATCGGTACCCGCAGGATACGGGTACCTGAACGACTTGACCTACCAACTGGCGTTCTCCGAGCTTTCGTTTAGCCGCTAG
- a CDS encoding glycoside hydrolase family 95 protein, which produces MKWPSLLLAIFLPGSIMAFDSSTTIWATAPAAKFYDSSPLGNGRIGAMVFGGVGEDRIVLNESTVWSGGPQDADREDAYKVLPEIRNLLLHDENRKAQDLLQQNFICKGPGTSFGSAKDAPYGCYQILGNLRVRYLGEQATDYSRILDLKAATSIVSYKTGDGQIERKAFVSAPDQVFVYHVQASKGEKLNLDISMDRPENATSSVSGSHIRLAGQLKSGLPNVEGVRFLGHARVLNIGGQQHPDGAGIHVTNADEVLILVAAGTSMFDPHFEVTCLNQLERAAKRSFKDLNGRQIRDVRQFFSRVDLELPKTESSKLPTIDRLAEQAKGKPDPDLAALYFNFGRYLLFSSSRPDSPLPANLQGIWAEELQTPWNGDFHLDINLQMNYWPAEVCNLSDCTKPLLDFLPKLVPNGRKTAKAYYDARGWVAHVVTNPWCFTSPGEGAGWGSTVSGGAWLTEHQWDHYAFTGDKTYLKSAYPVMKEAALFFTDMLIAEPKHGWLVTAPSNSPENTYIHPTQGNLNTCMGPTMDQQIVHELFENTIKASEVLGVDPDFRKELQDKLSKLAPMQIAPDGRLQEWLEPYKEAEPHHRHVSHLYGLYPSNQITVDGTPALAEAAKKSLEARGDDGTGWSLAWKVNFWARLHDGNHALKILHRLLMPTGVEGYNYTNGGGTYSNLFDAHPPFQIDGNFGATAGIAEMLLQSRDGEITLLPALPDEWAAKGSVKGLRARGDLTVEINWRNGHVVEYRLTGPNAKTTKVTFGAGREPVKHKTTSG; this is translated from the coding sequence GTGAAATGGCCTAGCCTGCTCCTCGCAATCTTCCTTCCGGGCTCCATCATGGCATTCGATTCCTCCACCACGATTTGGGCCACGGCCCCGGCCGCGAAGTTCTACGACTCCAGCCCGCTCGGCAATGGGCGCATCGGGGCGATGGTCTTTGGCGGCGTCGGCGAGGATCGAATCGTTCTGAACGAGTCGACCGTATGGTCGGGCGGGCCGCAGGACGCCGACCGGGAAGACGCCTATAAGGTGTTGCCCGAGATCAGAAACCTGCTCCTGCACGACGAGAACCGCAAGGCGCAGGACCTGCTTCAGCAGAACTTCATTTGCAAAGGGCCTGGCACCAGTTTCGGTTCGGCCAAAGACGCTCCGTATGGGTGCTATCAAATTCTCGGCAACCTCCGGGTTCGATATTTGGGCGAGCAGGCGACCGACTATTCACGCATCCTCGATCTCAAGGCCGCCACATCGATCGTCAGCTACAAAACGGGCGACGGCCAGATCGAGCGGAAGGCGTTCGTATCCGCCCCCGATCAGGTGTTTGTCTATCATGTCCAGGCCAGCAAAGGCGAAAAGCTGAACCTCGACATCTCGATGGACCGCCCCGAGAACGCGACCTCTTCCGTCAGCGGGAGCCACATTCGCCTCGCTGGTCAGCTCAAGAGCGGCCTGCCGAACGTCGAAGGCGTTCGCTTCCTCGGCCACGCTCGCGTCCTCAACATTGGCGGACAGCAACACCCCGACGGTGCCGGAATCCACGTCACGAACGCCGACGAAGTTCTCATTCTCGTCGCCGCAGGCACCAGCATGTTCGATCCTCACTTCGAGGTCACCTGCCTCAACCAACTCGAAAGGGCGGCGAAAAGGAGCTTCAAAGACCTCAACGGTCGCCAAATCCGCGACGTCCGCCAATTCTTCAGCCGAGTCGACCTCGAACTGCCCAAAACCGAATCCAGCAAGCTCCCGACCATCGATCGGCTGGCCGAGCAGGCGAAAGGCAAGCCCGACCCCGATCTGGCCGCGTTGTACTTCAACTTCGGGCGGTACCTCCTCTTCAGTTCATCCCGACCGGATAGCCCCTTGCCCGCCAACCTGCAGGGCATCTGGGCCGAGGAACTTCAGACGCCGTGGAACGGCGATTTCCACCTCGACATCAACCTGCAGATGAACTATTGGCCCGCCGAGGTGTGTAACCTGTCGGACTGCACCAAGCCCTTGCTCGACTTCCTGCCGAAGCTGGTTCCGAACGGCCGCAAGACCGCCAAGGCGTACTACGACGCCCGCGGCTGGGTGGCGCACGTGGTCACCAACCCGTGGTGCTTTACCTCGCCCGGCGAGGGTGCGGGCTGGGGTTCGACCGTCAGCGGCGGCGCATGGCTCACCGAGCATCAGTGGGACCACTACGCCTTCACTGGCGACAAGACGTACCTAAAGTCGGCGTACCCGGTCATGAAGGAGGCCGCGTTGTTCTTCACCGATATGCTTATCGCCGAGCCAAAGCACGGCTGGCTGGTGACGGCGCCCTCCAATTCGCCGGAAAACACCTATATCCACCCAACCCAAGGCAACCTCAACACCTGCATGGGCCCGACCATGGACCAGCAGATCGTCCACGAACTCTTCGAGAACACGATCAAAGCCTCGGAGGTTCTTGGCGTGGACCCCGACTTCCGCAAGGAACTCCAAGATAAGCTGTCAAAGCTCGCACCGATGCAGATCGCGCCCGACGGCCGACTGCAGGAATGGCTAGAGCCTTACAAGGAAGCCGAGCCGCACCATCGCCACGTGTCGCATCTCTACGGTCTCTACCCGTCCAACCAGATCACGGTGGACGGAACGCCTGCGCTAGCCGAAGCCGCCAAGAAATCCCTCGAAGCCCGAGGTGACGACGGAACCGGCTGGAGCCTGGCATGGAAGGTCAATTTCTGGGCGCGTCTCCACGACGGCAACCACGCGCTGAAGATTCTTCACCGATTGCTCATGCCGACCGGCGTCGAAGGCTACAACTACACGAACGGTGGCGGCACTTACTCCAACCTGTTCGACGCCCATCCGCCTTTCCAAATCGATGGAAACTTCGGCGCGACCGCTGGCATCGCCGAAATGCTTCTCCAGAGCCGCGACGGCGAGATCACGCTGTTGCCCGCCCTGCCCGACGAATGGGCCGCGAAAGGATCGGTGAAGGGCTTGCGAGCCCGTGGCGATCTGACGGTCGAAATCAACTGGCGCAACGGACACGTGGTGGAATATCGGCTGACCGGTCCCAATGCGAAGACCACGAAGGTGACGTTCGGCGCGGGCCGAGAACCCGTCAAGCACAAGACGACTAGCGGCTAA